From one Bacteroides fragilis NCTC 9343 genomic stretch:
- a CDS encoding tetratricopeptide repeat protein — MRTRTMKPLFLIFCLCLSPLLMGQNQNKIQEAMANYDYETAVELINKEPPTIPLLMQKAKALKGIGSNAEALRSIRQVIAEDSTNQQAHIEAAECCKAMAKYNDALDYYRKAISLNPKNKYARLQFINLLCNTKNYAEAFGESSMMSETDSSAVVLHLQAQSLEGMQQILPAIGCYEVIQDKYPDDYLAAAKLGNLNIVAGYPEYAIQATERYRERDSTNLIVNQQNALAYCHAEQYPTAIKRYEKLCQQGDSSTQTLYYLGVSYYADEYYYEAHACFSKLQKEMEENPNLLYYLGRCCAKTSWKKEGIEHLEKAIELTIPKDSTMIRLYKGLVDCCKLAQDTPKQIQALRELYKYDKTNHKLLYDIAWNYSYQLKDNKSAERYLQAFLKTRKANARKEEPVSEKGELVLGLENYYNAAENWLKDLQKEKFFKEGIPLESQKQ; from the coding sequence ATGAGAACAAGAACAATGAAACCACTCTTCCTTATTTTCTGTCTTTGCCTCAGTCCCCTACTGATGGGCCAGAATCAAAACAAAATTCAGGAAGCAATGGCAAACTATGACTACGAGACTGCCGTTGAACTGATAAACAAGGAACCTCCCACCATCCCACTGTTAATGCAGAAAGCAAAAGCCCTGAAAGGAATCGGCAGCAATGCGGAAGCTCTACGTTCCATCCGCCAAGTGATAGCGGAAGACTCCACCAACCAACAGGCACACATCGAAGCAGCGGAATGCTGTAAAGCAATGGCCAAGTACAACGATGCGCTGGACTACTACCGGAAAGCCATCAGCCTGAATCCCAAAAACAAGTATGCCCGTTTGCAATTCATCAACCTGCTTTGCAACACCAAAAACTATGCTGAGGCTTTTGGAGAAAGTTCAATGATGTCCGAAACGGACAGTTCGGCCGTAGTGCTCCACCTACAGGCTCAAAGCCTTGAAGGGATGCAACAGATACTACCGGCTATCGGTTGCTATGAAGTCATTCAGGATAAATATCCGGACGATTATCTGGCTGCGGCCAAACTCGGAAACCTGAACATTGTGGCTGGATATCCCGAATATGCCATCCAAGCTACCGAACGCTATAGGGAACGGGACTCCACCAACCTGATTGTCAACCAGCAAAACGCTCTCGCCTACTGCCACGCCGAACAATATCCGACAGCCATCAAGCGCTATGAAAAGCTGTGCCAACAGGGGGACAGCAGTACACAGACCTTATACTACCTGGGAGTCAGCTATTACGCGGATGAATATTATTACGAAGCGCACGCGTGTTTCAGCAAACTGCAAAAAGAGATGGAAGAAAATCCCAATCTGCTCTATTATCTGGGACGTTGCTGCGCCAAGACTTCCTGGAAAAAAGAAGGCATCGAACACCTGGAGAAAGCTATCGAACTGACCATTCCCAAAGACAGCACCATGATCCGACTTTACAAAGGCTTGGTGGATTGTTGTAAACTGGCTCAGGATACTCCAAAGCAAATCCAGGCTCTCAGAGAACTGTACAAATATGACAAGACGAACCATAAACTTCTTTATGACATCGCCTGGAACTATTCATATCAACTCAAAGACAACAAATCGGCCGAACGTTATCTGCAGGCTTTCTTAAAAACCCGAAAGGCGAATGCCAGGAAAGAAGAACCGGTGAGTGAGAAAGGGGAACTTGTACTCGGACTTGAAAATTATTACAACGCTGCCGAAAATTGGCTGAAAGACTTACAGAAAGAAAAGTTCTTCAAAGAAGGAATACCGTTAGAAAGTCAGAAACAATAG
- a CDS encoding tetratricopeptide repeat protein, with the protein MKHWILLLYLGFSVVLQAQNTASVQEAMANYDYKTVIRLIDEESASPQLLIQKAKALKSLGRTAEALSTLQHIIIELPENQQALVEAAECCRQLSKFNEALGYYRKVMELNPEHIYAHLQYTRLLYNYQRYGDALRESIALARKDSSATVLRLMAESMEGAGMPVESMFCYLSIIRKYPSDYLSVAKLGSIFNTMKDYEGAIALTEAYRRTDSTNVEVNRQNALAYCLRKEYPTAIKRYQDLTARGDSTLLTCYYLGVSYYATKEYYKARDWLLKAKSCQSPGANLLYYLGRSCSKTLWKQEGIGYLNQAIALTIPADSIMERLYSGLADCYRQTKQTRDQIKATKEQYKYAPDKHILLYNLAFLSDKIGDTKATEHYLQAFLRTKSKQNAVLQQPDDDEEEPAPYIDYYKSATNKLESIRKEKFLKGEK; encoded by the coding sequence ATGAAACATTGGATACTCCTCCTCTATCTGGGGTTCAGCGTAGTGCTGCAAGCCCAGAACACCGCCTCCGTTCAAGAAGCAATGGCAAACTATGACTATAAAACGGTGATCAGACTGATTGATGAAGAAAGTGCATCACCACAGTTACTCATACAGAAAGCCAAAGCTTTAAAAAGTTTAGGGCGTACCGCCGAAGCCCTGTCCACTTTGCAACATATCATTATCGAGCTGCCCGAAAATCAGCAGGCATTGGTAGAGGCAGCAGAATGTTGCAGGCAATTGAGCAAATTTAACGAGGCCTTGGGGTATTATCGGAAGGTGATGGAACTCAATCCCGAACATATTTACGCACACTTGCAATACACCCGCTTGTTATACAACTATCAGCGATACGGCGATGCATTGCGTGAGAGTATCGCATTGGCCAGGAAAGACAGTTCCGCCACCGTATTGCGACTGATGGCGGAAAGCATGGAAGGAGCCGGCATGCCGGTAGAAAGTATGTTTTGCTATCTTTCCATCATCAGGAAATATCCCTCCGACTATCTCTCGGTAGCTAAGCTGGGCAGTATCTTCAATACAATGAAAGATTACGAAGGGGCAATTGCCCTGACAGAAGCATACCGCCGGACGGACAGCACCAATGTAGAAGTGAACCGTCAAAACGCACTGGCGTATTGTCTGCGCAAAGAATATCCCACCGCCATCAAACGTTATCAGGATCTGACCGCCCGGGGAGACAGCACACTGCTGACATGTTATTACCTGGGAGTCAGCTACTACGCTACGAAAGAATACTATAAAGCGCGCGATTGGCTACTCAAAGCAAAATCATGCCAGTCACCCGGCGCCAACCTACTCTACTATTTGGGACGTTCGTGCTCCAAGACATTATGGAAACAAGAGGGAATAGGATATCTGAACCAGGCTATCGCCCTGACTATCCCCGCCGACAGTATCATGGAGCGCTTATACTCAGGCTTGGCAGACTGCTACAGGCAAACCAAGCAAACCCGGGACCAAATCAAGGCTACCAAAGAACAATACAAATATGCCCCTGACAAGCATATTTTACTTTATAACTTGGCGTTCTTATCGGACAAAATAGGAGATACTAAAGCCACAGAGCATTACTTGCAGGCTTTTCTGCGAACAAAATCCAAACAAAATGCAGTACTACAGCAGCCGGATGATGACGAAGAAGAACCCGCACCCTACATAGATTACTACAAAAGTGCCACCAATAAATTGGAAAGCATCCGAAAAGAGAAATTCTTAAAGGGAGAAAAGTGA
- a CDS encoding glycoside hydrolase family 13 protein: protein MKKLLLLLGSFLLSLTTYAAMNISKIDPPFWFTGMNNPELQLMVYGEGIGQASVSVNYPGVSLSSVVKLESNNYLLVYLHLDKEVKPGKMPITFTVGKKKLVKEYELKARSKAGVDHKGFDASDALYLLMPDRFANGNPDNDRIEGMAEYKVDRNDPNARHGGDLAGIEQNLDYFTDLGVTALWFTPVLENNMKGGSYHGYATTDYYKVDPRFGTNEEYRSLIAKAHNRGIKVVMDMIFNHCGVEHPWIKDMPSKDWFNHADFKNNFVQTSYKLTPHVDPYASEYDFDQMNNGWFVEAMPDLNQKNPHVYKYLLQNSLWWIEYADIDGIRMDTYPYADYDAMSNWMKELNEEYPNYNTVGETWVTEPAYTAWWQKDSKLSAPRNSHLKTVMDFSFFDKVNTAKNEQTDTWFKGLDRVYNNFVYDYLYPNPASVLAFIENHDTDRFLGEGENLDMLKQASTLLLTTRRIPQLYYGTEVMMNGVKSKSDGYVRKDFPGGWTDDKENALTPEGRTRLQNESYNFYRNLLNWRKGNDVIAKGSMKQFMVQHGVYAYARQYKGKTVFVLLNGTDKEVKLPLKYYAEVLKDKTQGKDVISGKVTALNEELTMAPRQSMVIEL, encoded by the coding sequence ATGAAAAAATTATTGTTACTCTTAGGTTCATTCCTACTGTCATTAACCACTTATGCAGCCATGAACATATCCAAAATCGATCCGCCCTTCTGGTTCACCGGTATGAACAATCCGGAACTCCAGTTAATGGTATACGGTGAAGGCATCGGCCAGGCATCCGTATCAGTAAATTATCCCGGTGTATCGCTCAGCAGCGTCGTGAAACTGGAAAGCAACAATTACCTGCTTGTCTACCTGCATCTCGATAAAGAAGTAAAGCCGGGCAAGATGCCCATCACATTTACGGTCGGAAAGAAGAAATTGGTGAAAGAGTACGAATTGAAAGCACGCAGCAAAGCCGGAGTCGATCACAAAGGTTTTGACGCATCGGATGCATTATACCTGCTGATGCCGGACCGTTTTGCCAATGGCAATCCGGATAACGACCGGATAGAAGGCATGGCCGAATATAAAGTGGACCGCAACGACCCGAACGCACGTCACGGAGGCGACCTGGCCGGTATCGAACAAAATCTGGACTATTTTACCGACTTGGGAGTGACCGCACTCTGGTTCACCCCGGTACTCGAAAATAATATGAAAGGCGGCTCATATCACGGATATGCAACAACCGATTATTACAAGGTAGACCCACGTTTCGGCACTAACGAGGAATATCGCTCACTGATAGCGAAAGCCCACAACCGGGGCATTAAGGTCGTGATGGACATGATCTTCAATCATTGCGGAGTAGAACATCCCTGGATCAAGGACATGCCTTCAAAGGACTGGTTCAACCATGCGGACTTCAAGAACAACTTTGTGCAAACTTCCTACAAGCTGACTCCACATGTAGATCCGTATGCCTCGGAGTACGATTTCGACCAGATGAACAACGGCTGGTTCGTGGAAGCCATGCCTGACCTCAACCAAAAGAACCCTCACGTATACAAATACCTCTTGCAGAACAGCCTGTGGTGGATTGAGTACGCCGATATCGACGGCATCCGGATGGACACCTACCCGTATGCCGATTACGATGCCATGAGCAACTGGATGAAAGAACTGAACGAAGAATACCCCAACTACAACACGGTGGGCGAAACCTGGGTTACCGAACCGGCCTATACAGCCTGGTGGCAGAAAGACTCCAAACTCTCCGCCCCGCGCAACAGTCACTTGAAAACAGTCATGGATTTCAGCTTCTTCGACAAAGTCAACACGGCCAAGAATGAACAAACGGACACTTGGTTCAAAGGATTGGACCGTGTCTACAACAATTTTGTATACGATTATCTGTATCCCAATCCGGCTTCCGTACTGGCTTTCATCGAGAATCATGACACCGACCGTTTCTTGGGTGAAGGCGAAAACCTCGATATGCTGAAACAGGCCTCCACCCTTTTATTGACCACCCGACGCATCCCGCAACTCTATTATGGAACGGAGGTGATGATGAACGGAGTAAAGAGTAAAAGCGACGGCTATGTACGAAAGGACTTCCCGGGCGGATGGACGGACGATAAAGAGAATGCCCTGACTCCCGAGGGACGTACCCGATTGCAGAATGAAAGCTATAACTTCTACCGCAACCTGCTGAACTGGCGTAAGGGCAACGATGTGATCGCCAAAGGCAGCATGAAACAGTTCATGGTGCAGCACGGCGTATATGCTTATGCACGCCAATATAAAGGGAAAACGGTATTCGTCCTGTTGAACGGTACGGATAAAGAGGTGAAACTTCCCCTGAAATACTATGCCGAAGTGCTGAAAGACAAGACTCAAGGAAAAGACGTCATTAGCGGAAAAGTAACGGCACTCAATGAAGAACTGACAATGGCACCCCGCCAATCGATGGTTATAGAGCTTTAA
- a CDS encoding MarR family winged helix-turn-helix transcriptional regulator — translation MTNNESERELVLQTLRTWMAFRQAVQRVLKRHNVDMTFEMLQVMNCLWNKQGISQQSLAEKTAKDKACLTNLINNLEKKNWVIRKEGPSDRRNRLIFLTPQGEELALTVKPLINDIYAQTGAEMEASRITECIEDLKRLHEVLNEI, via the coding sequence ATGACAAACAACGAATCGGAGCGCGAGCTCGTCCTACAAACCTTACGAACCTGGATGGCATTCCGCCAGGCCGTTCAGCGGGTACTCAAACGCCACAACGTGGATATGACCTTCGAGATGCTGCAAGTAATGAACTGCCTGTGGAACAAACAAGGCATCAGCCAGCAATCCCTGGCTGAGAAAACAGCAAAGGACAAGGCTTGCCTGACCAATCTGATTAATAATCTGGAAAAGAAAAACTGGGTGATACGGAAAGAAGGCCCCTCCGACCGCCGAAACCGCCTGATTTTCCTGACGCCCCAAGGCGAAGAACTTGCCCTCACCGTGAAACCCCTGATCAACGATATCTATGCCCAAACCGGAGCAGAGATGGAGGCAAGCCGGATAACGGAATGCATCGAAGACCTGAAGAGACTGCATGAAGTGCTCAATGAGATCTAA
- a CDS encoding HlyD family secretion protein, producing the protein MSTRQIKLKQLRRLKFRNIFLNTVCILLALAGISWTVNYFWKYARYEITNDAVVDQYIAPLNIRIPGYIKEVRFTEHQYVHAGDTLLILDDREYRIRLKDAEAALMDALGSKEVLNSGIRTSGVNVAVQEANIAETLAHLSQQEAELNRYTRLLKKQAVSQQDYELAKANFEATRARYNALLRQKEAAQSQYSETSKRSTGAEANILRKEADLEMARLNLSYTVVTAPYDGYTGRRTLEPGQFVQGGQTLSYLVRGNDKWVTANYKETQIAHIYIGQKVRIKVDAFSGRTFHGTVTAISEATGSKYSLVPTDNSAGNFVKVQQRIPVRIDLNDASPEEMECLRAGMMVETEAVRP; encoded by the coding sequence ATGTCCACCCGTCAGATAAAGCTAAAACAATTGAGAAGACTGAAGTTCAGGAACATCTTTCTCAACACAGTATGCATCCTGCTGGCATTGGCAGGTATTTCATGGACAGTAAACTACTTCTGGAAATACGCCCGCTATGAGATAACCAATGATGCCGTAGTGGATCAATACATCGCTCCGCTAAACATCCGGATACCGGGCTATATCAAAGAAGTACGTTTTACCGAACATCAGTATGTTCATGCCGGCGACACGTTACTGATACTGGACGACCGGGAATACCGGATCCGGCTGAAAGACGCGGAAGCGGCCTTGATGGATGCCTTGGGATCAAAGGAAGTGTTAAACTCCGGCATCCGGACTTCAGGAGTAAATGTAGCCGTGCAGGAAGCCAACATAGCCGAAACACTGGCACACCTTTCACAGCAAGAAGCGGAACTGAACCGATATACCCGGCTCCTGAAAAAGCAGGCCGTCAGCCAACAGGATTATGAACTGGCCAAAGCGAACTTCGAAGCGACCCGGGCAAGATACAACGCCCTGTTGCGACAAAAAGAAGCGGCCCAATCGCAGTATTCCGAAACCAGCAAACGCAGTACAGGCGCCGAAGCCAATATCCTCCGGAAGGAGGCCGACCTGGAGATGGCCCGACTAAACCTGTCGTATACCGTTGTCACCGCACCCTATGACGGATACACGGGACGACGTACACTTGAACCGGGACAGTTCGTACAAGGCGGACAAACTCTTTCCTACCTGGTACGGGGCAATGACAAGTGGGTGACAGCCAATTATAAAGAGACTCAAATTGCCCATATCTATATCGGGCAAAAAGTCCGCATCAAAGTAGATGCTTTCAGCGGACGCACTTTTCACGGGACCGTAACCGCCATTTCCGAAGCCACCGGATCGAAATACTCCCTGGTACCGACCGACAATTCGGCAGGGAACTTCGTCAAAGTGCAGCAACGCATTCCGGTCCGCATCGATCTCAATGACGCCTCACCCGAAGAGATGGAATGTCTCCGTGCAGGGATGATGGTAGAAACGGAAGCGGTCCGCCCTTAG
- a CDS encoding MFS transporter: MVKLNLPTRPWVPQWLGIVTMFIVIFPITLLNGAYTGSMVEVSNTLGVLSEDITMAYYSASVGIAVAYPIVPKIRTIATPKTLLLTDLLLQIFFSLVCAKTGSMDVIMVCSFCMGFLKAFVMLEFIILIRPLFSPKNVRSEFYAYFYPIVFSGGQLSMAITAQLAYHYQWQHMYYFVTILLLIAILFVICFFRYARRPMHIPFKEMDGRSMFIIATAFLLTLYTFTYGKTLDWFASPKIRVYVFVIPLLIALFIHRQRTQGKPFVSLKPLFLHKSIIGYGFMVLAMFLTATSSLVTNYMNSIIRVDSIHANSLSLWLLPGYVVGAVICFWWFRWQRWRFRFLISGGMFCYVIYLAILYFGITPYGTYEMLYLPILFRGVGMMVIFIAFGVFVVEDLDPRLTLSNAFFLISFRSVLAPVLSASFFNNMLYYLQAKGMNILSENMTLTNPLAEQKYNQALSNALAQGHEFGEAGQLAANSLYSTLQQQSLLLALKTLIGYVLILALVIAVIAAFIPFHKTLKVAVVKTGDDMV; encoded by the coding sequence ATGGTGAAGCTCAATCTGCCTACCCGTCCCTGGGTGCCTCAATGGTTGGGCATCGTGACCATGTTTATTGTCATCTTTCCCATCACCCTGCTCAACGGTGCCTACACAGGAAGTATGGTCGAAGTATCGAACACGCTGGGAGTATTGAGCGAAGATATTACCATGGCTTACTATTCAGCTTCGGTAGGGATAGCTGTTGCCTATCCCATCGTACCGAAAATACGCACCATAGCCACTCCGAAAACCTTACTGCTTACCGACCTGCTGCTACAGATATTCTTCAGCCTGGTATGCGCCAAAACCGGTAGTATGGATGTCATCATGGTATGCAGTTTCTGTATGGGATTTCTCAAAGCCTTCGTCATGTTGGAGTTCATCATCCTGATCCGCCCGCTCTTCAGTCCGAAAAACGTACGAAGTGAATTCTATGCCTACTTCTACCCCATCGTTTTCTCCGGAGGTCAGCTATCGATGGCTATCACCGCTCAACTGGCCTATCACTACCAATGGCAGCACATGTACTATTTTGTCACCATCCTCTTGCTGATCGCCATTCTGTTCGTCATCTGTTTCTTCCGCTATGCAAGGCGTCCCATGCACATTCCGTTCAAAGAAATGGACGGAAGAAGCATGTTCATCATCGCCACCGCTTTCCTGCTAACGCTCTATACATTTACCTACGGGAAAACACTCGATTGGTTCGCATCCCCGAAGATCAGAGTATATGTATTCGTCATCCCGCTCCTGATAGCTCTTTTCATCCATCGGCAGCGTACACAAGGCAAACCCTTTGTCAGCCTGAAACCACTCTTTCTGCATAAATCCATCATCGGATATGGCTTCATGGTACTCGCCATGTTCCTGACAGCCACCAGTTCACTGGTAACCAACTATATGAACAGCATCATCCGGGTAGACAGCATACACGCCAATTCGCTGAGCCTGTGGCTATTGCCCGGATATGTGGTAGGGGCCGTCATTTGCTTCTGGTGGTTCCGATGGCAACGATGGCGGTTTCGCTTCCTCATTTCAGGAGGTATGTTCTGCTACGTCATCTATCTGGCTATCCTCTACTTTGGTATCACCCCTTATGGAACTTATGAAATGCTCTACCTCCCCATCCTGTTCCGGGGAGTGGGGATGATGGTCATATTCATTGCGTTCGGTGTGTTTGTTGTCGAAGATTTAGACCCGCGCCTGACGTTGTCCAATGCCTTCTTCCTGATTTCATTCCGCTCAGTATTAGCTCCGGTCCTGTCCGCTTCGTTCTTTAACAACATGCTTTACTATCTGCAGGCAAAGGGGATGAACATTCTTTCGGAAAACATGACGCTGACCAATCCGCTGGCCGAACAAAAATACAATCAGGCATTGAGCAATGCCCTGGCGCAAGGGCACGAATTCGGCGAGGCCGGACAATTGGCAGCCAACAGTCTGTACTCCACTTTGCAGCAGCAATCCCTGTTGCTTGCCCTGAAAACCCTAATCGGCTATGTACTGATACTGGCACTGGTGATTGCTGTCATCGCAGCGTTCATTCCTTTCCATAAAACGCTGAAGGTGGCTGTAGTGAAGACGGGTGACGATATGGTATAA
- a CDS encoding class II fructose-bisphosphate aldolase, giving the protein MVNYKDLGLVNTRDMFAKAIKGGYAIPAFNFNNMEQMQAIIKAAVETKSPVILQVSKGARQYANATLLRYMAQGAVEYAKELGCKNPEIVLHLDHGDTFETCKSCIDSGFSSVMIDGSHLPYDENVALTKKVVEYAHQFDVTVEGELGVLAGVEDEVSSDHHTYTEPDEVVDFVTKTGCDSLAISIGTSHGAYKFTPEQCHIDPKTGRMVPPPLAFDVLDGVMKELPGFPIVLHGSSSVPEEEVATINQFGGALKAAIGIPEEELRKAAKSAVCKINIDSDSRLAMTAAIRKVFAEKPAEFDPRKYLGPARDNMEKLYKHKIINVLGSDNKLAE; this is encoded by the coding sequence ATGGTTAATTACAAAGATTTAGGTCTGGTAAACACTAGAGATATGTTTGCTAAGGCTATCAAGGGTGGATATGCAATCCCTGCATTCAACTTCAACAATATGGAACAGATGCAGGCTATCATCAAGGCTGCTGTAGAAACTAAGTCTCCGGTTATTTTGCAGGTATCAAAAGGTGCTCGTCAGTATGCTAACGCTACATTGTTGCGTTACATGGCTCAGGGTGCTGTAGAATATGCAAAAGAACTCGGCTGCAAAAATCCTGAAATCGTTTTGCACCTCGACCACGGAGATACTTTCGAAACTTGCAAAAGCTGTATCGACTCAGGCTTCTCTTCTGTAATGATCGACGGTTCTCACCTTCCTTACGACGAAAACGTTGCTCTGACTAAGAAAGTTGTTGAATACGCTCACCAGTTCGATGTAACTGTAGAAGGTGAACTTGGCGTATTGGCAGGTGTAGAAGACGAAGTTTCTTCTGACCACCACACATATACTGAACCGGACGAAGTAGTTGATTTCGTTACCAAGACAGGTTGCGATTCATTGGCTATCTCTATCGGTACTTCTCACGGTGCTTACAAATTTACTCCGGAACAGTGCCACATCGATCCGAAGACAGGCCGTATGGTTCCTCCTCCGTTGGCATTCGACGTATTGGACGGTGTAATGAAAGAACTTCCGGGATTCCCTATCGTTCTTCACGGATCATCTTCAGTTCCTGAAGAAGAGGTTGCAACTATCAACCAGTTTGGTGGTGCACTGAAAGCTGCTATCGGTATTCCTGAAGAGGAACTGCGTAAAGCCGCTAAGTCTGCTGTTTGCAAAATCAACATCGACTCAGACTCTCGCCTGGCTATGACTGCTGCTATCCGTAAGGTATTCGCAGAAAAACCGGCTGAGTTCGACCCGCGTAAATATCTGGGACCGGCTCGCGACAATATGGAAAAACTCTACAAGCACAAAATTATCAACGTGCTGGGTTCTGACAACAAGTTAGCTGAATAA
- a CDS encoding endonuclease/exonuclease/phosphatase family protein → MKKLIIAFNFLLLLAVGGRAQDHADGLYSVAFYNLENLFDTIHDTGKNDYEYLPDAAKGWNSEKYRSKLKNLSKVLGELSRDKVPAGPAAIGVAEVENRRVLDDLIRQPELAAGGYRYIHYEGPDKRGIDCALLYDPKQFTPHATALVLSTPFEGDTIHKTRGFLIVGGELAGDKVCLIVNHWPSRGAAEPVRVHAAMQVKALKDSLMRTDPDLKLIIMGDLNDDPMDLSLAVLGAKKHVEDMTEDDLYNPWWVTLEDKGVGTLLYRGKWNLFDQIILSPTLLQATKGLKYDHNEVFMRDYLFQQDGKYKGAPLRTYGGRVWLDGYSDHLPTIIYMRKQ, encoded by the coding sequence ATGAAGAAACTAATTATTGCATTCAACTTTTTATTGTTGCTGGCGGTCGGTGGCCGGGCACAGGATCATGCGGACGGGCTGTACAGCGTAGCTTTTTACAATCTTGAGAATCTGTTTGATACCATTCATGATACGGGAAAAAACGATTATGAATATCTTCCGGATGCGGCAAAGGGGTGGAACTCGGAGAAATATCGTTCGAAACTGAAAAATCTGTCCAAGGTGCTGGGCGAACTTTCGCGTGATAAAGTACCGGCAGGGCCTGCCGCAATCGGTGTGGCGGAGGTGGAGAACCGGCGCGTGCTTGACGATCTGATTCGCCAACCCGAACTGGCTGCCGGAGGTTATCGATACATACATTATGAAGGACCTGACAAACGGGGCATCGACTGTGCGTTGCTGTATGACCCCAAACAATTCACTCCCCATGCGACGGCATTGGTGCTTTCCACTCCTTTCGAGGGAGATACCATCCACAAAACCCGTGGATTCCTGATTGTAGGCGGCGAGCTGGCGGGTGATAAAGTCTGCTTGATAGTCAACCACTGGCCCTCTCGGGGGGCGGCGGAACCGGTACGCGTGCACGCTGCCATGCAGGTGAAGGCATTGAAGGACTCGCTGATGCGTACGGATCCGGACTTGAAACTGATTATCATGGGCGACCTCAACGATGATCCGATGGACTTGAGCCTTGCCGTACTGGGGGCAAAGAAACACGTCGAAGATATGACTGAAGATGACCTTTACAACCCCTGGTGGGTGACGCTGGAAGATAAGGGAGTGGGCACTTTGCTCTATCGCGGCAAATGGAATCTGTTCGATCAGATCATCCTTTCGCCCACGCTGCTTCAAGCCACAAAAGGATTGAAATATGATCACAATGAAGTTTTCATGCGCGATTACCTGTTTCAGCAGGATGGTAAATATAAGGGTGCACCCCTGCGTACATATGGTGGCAGAGTGTGGTTGGATGGTTACAGCGATCATTTGCCTACCATTATATATATGAGGAAACAATAA
- a CDS encoding type B 50S ribosomal protein L31, producing the protein MKKGLHPESYRPVVFKDMSNGDMFLSKSTVATKETIEFEGETYPLLKIEISNTSHPFYTGKSTLVDTAGRVDKFMSRYGNRKK; encoded by the coding sequence ATGAAAAAAGGTCTTCATCCTGAATCATACCGTCCGGTAGTATTCAAAGATATGTCAAACGGTGATATGTTTTTGTCTAAATCAACTGTAGCTACAAAAGAGACCATCGAATTCGAAGGTGAAACTTATCCGTTACTGAAAATCGAGATCTCTAACACTTCTCACCCGTTCTATACAGGTAAATCTACATTGGTAGATACAGCCGGACGTGTTGACAAGTTCATGAGCCGCTACGGTAACCGTAAGAAATAA